In Humulus lupulus chromosome 7, drHumLupu1.1, whole genome shotgun sequence, the following are encoded in one genomic region:
- the LOC133789417 gene encoding germin-like protein subfamily 1 member 17 — protein sequence MKGIHYLLVVATLAAAASIVSAYDPSPLQDFCVAIDDPKKALFVNGKFCKNPKLVKPEDFFFSGLNMAGDTTNPVGSNVTTVNVDTLPGLNTLGVSLVRIDYAPYGQNPPHTHPRASEILVVVEGTLYVGFVTSNQADGKNLLFTKILNKGDVFVFPIGLIHFQLNIGKTPAVALAGLSSQNPGVITIANAVFGATPPINPYLLARAFRLDKNVVLNLQKQFWSSN from the exons atgaaggGCATCCATTACTTACTAGTGGTTGCCACATTGGCTGCGGCAGCCTCCATTGTCTCTGCCTATGATCCAAGCCCTCTTCAGGACTTCTGTGTGGCAATAGATGATCCAAAAAAGGCCT TGTTCGTGAATGGAAAATTCTGCAAAAACCCAAAACTAGTGAAGCCAGAAGATTTCTTCTTCTCAGGGCTCAACATGGCCGGAGACACCACCAACCCAGTCGGATCCAACGTCACCACCGTCAACGTGGACACCCTCCCGGGGCTGAACACCCTCGGCGTCTCACTGGTGCGTATAGACTACGCTCCGTACGGCCAGAACCCCCCTCACACTCACCCACGCGCCTCCGAGATACTGGTGGTGGTGGAGGGAACGCTGTACGTGGGGTTCGTGACGTCGAACCAAGCTGACGGTAAGAACCTTCTGTTCACGAAGATCCTGAACAAGGGTGACGTGTTCGTGTTCCCAATAGGGTTGATTCATTTCCAGCTCAATATCGGAAAGACTCCGGCGGTGGCTTTGGCCGGTCTTAGTAGCCAAAACCCTGGAGTCATCACCATTGCTAATGCTGTGTTTGGAGCCACGCCTCCCATCAATCCTTATCTTCTTGCTAGGGCTTTCCGTTTGGACAAGAATGTTGTGCTAAACCTTCAGAAGCAGTTCTGGTCCAGTAATTGA